Below is a window of Sciurus carolinensis chromosome 6, mSciCar1.2, whole genome shotgun sequence DNA.
TCCAATTATTCCGCCCCCAAGAATCAATTATGGGTTCTCTTCTTTCCAAAAATCCCAGTGTACAATAGCATTCAGTCCAGATAATAACTAATTATAAGATGTGTCTGGATATTTAAAGTTgcaaaaaggaataaacaacagatatactaaatttattttcaggaatCTGACTAATATCAACTGAAAAAATAAGGATTTGTCATCagttaatatttactgaacacccaCAACATGTTTGATACTGTGATAGGTGCAAAGATACCAAaagtttgagaaaattaaaacagcTTGTTCTACTAAATAACAAGTTCTGAAGAGAAACAAGACAGGAGAACAAAAAGTTCCTTCAAAAGCTTATTACTATCCACTTGTTCCAACCACTCTCAGCTACTCAATGTAACAGCACCTGAATGTCACACTGAAACTACAAGAGCCTTTTCTCAAACTCCTGCAAGAGTTAGAACTGAGAACTCTTGAGTGGATGGAGCTGctgccttttttgttttcctccccTAACCACAGGCTTCCAAAGATAGTCAGACTGCTGACAGAGGTTCAGTTTTAGAGGACTTCACGCATACCTGGGTGTTTGAGCTGCTTCTTTCTGACATAAAAATCTGAACCCGAGGAACAGATACTTTACTCCAGTGTCAAGATGGTGCCTACATTTCCAGTTGATGATTTCAAATTTCggtcatttatttacttattttctagtGAAAAGTAAGAACTACTAATAGGAAATAAACTGTATAGAACAACTCTACAGAGGAaaactttgcattttcttctcatgTTAACCAATGACAGCTATCACATTCAGCTTGAGAATGTTAAGGAAtaataatttccagaattttgaaTAAATCCTCGAGACTTTTACCATGTTTAAAATGGCAGCCTTTCAGCTTACCTTATCTTCCATAAGAGTTATCAAAAATTAacacaaggggctggggagatagctcagtcggagagtgcttgccttgtaagcacaagaccctgggttcgatccccagcaccccaaaaaaaaaaaaaaaaattaacacaatcaCTTGGGAAACACACTTAATTTACATCAAAGCGTGAACTCTTTAAtgtactttttaataaatttgtattcGTATTCCAAAACCAAAGATGATTCTTTGacttttgaaatgataaatttactttttgaaatataattcacataccataagaTTCAGCATTTTGCACAGAAGCATTCAATTCAGTGGCTTTACACATATTCACAAGATTGTGCAACTGCTTCCCCTACCTAATTCCAGATCATTTCATCAATCCCAGAAGAACCCCATCCTCACCAGCAgtctctccccctcccacccttctcccTGTCCCTGGCAACCCTGGTCCttcctgtctctatgaatttaccTATTCTAAATATTTCACATAAGTGGCATCATCTAATATGTGCCCTTTTTTGTCTGGCACAGTGTTTTCAAAGATCATGTTGTAGCATgtcaaaacttcatttttttaggTATGcccgaataatattccactatgtgtATAATATAGTTTTATAACTTGCTTgatgactttcttctttttacctATTTAATAGTGTTGGATTTTTCTTATATAgtggggtattttgttataagGTATACTGATCATTCAAGTCTGGGATCACTATGTGACTGAAAtgcaacaaaacaacaaatgcaCAACCAAGTCACTGGTGTATAGTCGGCCTGAGCAGAGGTGAGGCAAAGCACCAGAGACATAATTCAGTCATCCTGGGCTGAACAGGGCTTCACTCTCAGCACGGTCCTATGATGCGGTTTAATGCTCTCTGGTCACCCTCTTGAAATTCTTCATCTCTGCAGTCTTAATCTTTGCAATTCTTGTTCTGATgtgttttgaaacagaatcttgttagcttgcccaggctggtctggaattgTGAGCTCAAGAgagcctcctgcttcaacctcttgAGTGCTGGGACAATAGGTACATGACACCACCCGGCAATCTTTGAAATTCTAAATctttaaatatgtgttttataaGTGACATCTGTGGGGACTATGGGGCATATGTGTTGGGGCTTGGAATCTCAGCTCTTTCCTGATCTGCCTCTGCCACCTTCTTGGGATGAGTTTAGCTCTGTGCTTCCCCTTGACCTGTGCCTGGCCCAGGCCTGGGCCTACCTCCTCTTCCTCATGCTGGCCTAACAGTTGTTGCCCCCAGTGGGTACAGAGAAGGTACAGGGAGGACCTGTGTCTAAAGGTGAAGCACCACACACCTCCATGCTGTGTGTAGTCAATGTCCTGGGCTACACACAGCATGGAGGTGTGTTCTCCAGCAGGGAACAGAGTGGGAGGTGAGGGTTAACCTGTCCTCTCTTAATCGGCATGGAGGCTGCACACCTGTTGAGAATAATGTGTCTTCTGtgggacaggaagcagagatgcCTAGGAAGGGGAGTATCCTAGGCCAGACGGATCataacattaaaaagtaaatagaggctgggcacagtggcgcatgcctgcaatcccagcagctcaggaggctgaggcaggaggatcacaagttcaaagccagctacAGCGACGCAGCAAgatcctgagcaatttagcaagactctgtctcgaaataaaaaataaaaaggactggggatgtagtccagtggttgaggacccctggtttcaatccctggtaccaagaaaaaaaaaagtaaactgaaagaaaaaacaagggaccatagaagaaagggaaatgtTTTATACATTAATACCCTTTATGATGTTTTTTCCCACTTTTGAGTAAGTGgtactgtatttttcattttgtactagTGTCTACAAATTATATAGCTGGCTCTACCAATAGTTCATAAAGGTTACTAGCATTAGAAATTTAGACCTCTCACAGGTAATCTAATTTGCTCTTATATTCTTATCtttgaaaaacttttttaatAGGTCAtaaatttgggggctggggagaaagctcagttggtagagtgcttgccttgtaagcacaaggctctgggttctatccccagcacccaaaaaaaaaaaaaataggtcataAATTCAAAAGTCAAAGGTCTTTCTCCCGTCCTGTTTCCTCTACTCTATACTTATCAttattacagaatttttttttccaggttcaTAATTTATTGTACAAATTGAATATTACACGATGAGTTGACATTAGCTTCTCCAGGGATGGGAACTTAACAGATGAGGTCACACATTTTAGAATCCATTTATGTTGCTTTCATAGCTGGAGTTTTTTTAGACCTTAGCTTGAAGTATAAGACAGCCAAAGCAATGCCTCCATATGTAGCCAGTACACAATTCATTCTACCAGTGAGAGTATAagagttgaaatattttttaataccaGTGAATTGGAATTGGGCATCAGTTTCTGGACCTGCCATGATTTCAATCTGGCCAAAGGCACGAATTCCGCCCAGAATTTTTaatgcatatataaacatacaaatgTATATTTCCCTCACTTTATACAAAAGTTAATATACTGTTTGTGAACACCTTTCTTAATAAATCTCAACTTATTATTGAATCAAAAAATGGTAAAGATGAGCTAGAAGAAAGAGTAAGTCCATTTCTTCAGCCATGAACATTCAATGCAGAGCAGAGGGTGGTCCTATCTACAGATGACACTGGGACAACTGCATGTCTGCATGCAGATCAATGCTGGATGCCCCCTGTTAAGCCTTACCCCACACTATTCCAAATGGATCATCGACTGACATGtaagaactaaaattataaaactctcaAAAGAAAAGAGTAAGTCTTCACGACCTTGGTTTAGGCAAAgctttcttagatatgacacaaAGGTATaagtgacaaaaggaaaaaaacctaagttgaattttatcaaaatttaagaattttgtgTTTCAAAGGAGGACacaggggactggggagatagctcagtcggtagagtgcttgtcttgcaagcacaaggccctgggttcgatccccagcaccaaaaaaaaaaaaaaaaaaaaaaaaaaaaaaaggaggacactatcaagaaagcaaaaagacagcctacagaatgggaaaaattatttgcaaatcatatatctgataaaggaattctatcaagagaatgcagaaatttttacaactcaataaaaagacaaatagtcCAATtataaaatgagcaaagaatctgaatagacatGTCTCTAAAGATATACAGAtaataagtacataaaaagaCGCTCAACATCATGAACCATTAAGCAAATGCTAATCCAAACCAAAATGAAGTAATATGTTACTCCCTCCAGGATGGCTCTATTCAGACCGacacacaaatacaaatgttggtaaggatgtggagaaatcagaatCCTTACAAACTTCTGGTGGGAAGGTACAATGTGTTTTGGATAGGTTGGCAGTTCCTTGAAATGTCAAACACAGTTACCAAATGACCCAACAATTCTGCAACGtatatgcaaagaaaatgaaaacatatctaACAAGAATGTGTACATGAATGTTCCCAGTACCCTTATTCATAAcgtccaaaaagaaaaacaacctaaatatccatcaactggtaagtgaataaacaaaatgcagcATATCCACAACAATGGAAcgtcattcagtcataaaaaagaatgagggggactggggtcatggctcagtggcagagtgcttgcctagcacatgaggcactgggttctatcctcagcatcacataaaaaaataaacaagggagCAGCTGAGGTGCAGGTCGGAGAGGCCGGGTTACGTTGCGCCCTGCGCGTGAACAGCTGCAGCGGCAGAGGCAGCATCTAAATGTGGTGCCAGCAGTTCCAGCCCGTTGCTTTACTTTTTGCTGCACCAATATAGTCATTATGCCGAAGAGAAAGTCCCCAGAGAATACAGAGGGCAAAGCTGGATCCAAAGTAACCAAACAGGAGCCCACGAGACGTTCTGCCAGATTGTCAGCAAAACCTGCTCCACCAAAACCTGAACCTAAACCAAGAAAAGCATCTGCTAAGAAAGAACCTGGAACAAAGATTAGCAGAGGtgctaaaggaaagaaggaggaaaagcaggAAGCTGGAAAGGATGGCACAGAAAACTGAATCTGTAGATAACGAGAGAGAATGAATTATCATGAAAATTGGGGTTGATTTTATGTACCTCTTGAGACAacttttaaaagctatttttacCAAGTATTTTGTAAATGCTAATTTTTTAGGACTCTACTAGTtggcatacaaaatatataaggatGGACATTTTACCCCTCATAGTACTTTTTGGAAATCTCCATCATcctcaagtaaaataaatatcaatttaataTTGGAAGCTGTGTGATAAATTGATTCAGCATTCCATAcatttgctttaaaaacttgGTCCTGTGCATATGTGGTGTTTTTACtgtgcatatttaaatttttcatgcagTTTTTCTAGAGCAATAATCAGTGGTGCTTTTGAACCTAGGTTTTATGTGATTTTAATGAAACATGGATAGTTGTGGCCACCTGCTGACTAtttgtggtttaaaataaaaggttttcttgtctgcaaaaaaaaaacaaaacaaaacaaacaaataaaataaagttaggatttaaaaaaagaaaaatgaagtgattCCTAAAAAGATTAAACACAGAATACCACATAACCCAGCAATCCACTTCCAGTTAgatattctcaaaagaaatgaaggcaAGAACTCAGATATTTGTGTATCCATATGCCCAGTAcgaaatgtagtatatatatacaaatgaaatgttattcagcctttaaaagaaACGTTAATACTGACATTTGCTACAACAGAGAGGAACCTTTAGGATATTATGCAAACTGAACCAATCATGaaaggacaaatattatatgattctacTTACATGAAATGTACCTAGAGTAGCTACATCCACAGAGACAGATAGGAAAGCAGTGGGTGCCAAGGCAGTAGAGCTGGGAAGTATAGCAAGTTAGTGTCTGATGGCTTTCAATGGGaaagatgaaaacattctggagatttagtggtgatggttgcacaataatAGGAATATACTTAATGCCACAGAATTGTATACTTAaggataaaaatgataaattttattacatatgtgtgtgtatacataaaatcacaatatttttaaaaccatcaaaACATATTTAAGTCAGGCACAGTGTTGTATGCCTACACTCCCAGGGATTCAGaaggctgaaacagaaggatcacaaattcaaagttggcctcagcaacttagtgaaaccctatctcaataatt
It encodes the following:
- the LOC124987185 gene encoding ATP synthase membrane subunit K, mitochondrial-like, with protein sequence MAGPETDAQFQFTGIKKYFNSYTLTGRMNCVLATYGGIALAVLYFKLRSKKTPAMKAT
- the LOC124987184 gene encoding high mobility group nucleosome-binding domain-containing protein 3, with the translated sequence MPKRKSPENTEGKAGSKVTKQEPTRRSARLSAKPAPPKPEPKPRKASAKKEPGTKISRGAKGKKEEKQEAGKDGTEN